The nucleotide window CGAGTTCCAGGTCGAGATGACGGTCGTCGCGACCACCGGGCCGAGGGGCCGGATCTTCCACGCCTTCTGCCACGACATCACCGCGGCGCACCGCGCGAGCCGCTTCACCGCCGTGGAGTCCGACGTCTCCCGCGGTCTCGCCGAGGCCGACTCCAGCGAATCAGCCGTCGAACGGGTCGTGCAGGTCCTCGGCACCACGATGGGCTGGCCCATGGCCGAGGTCTGGCTGGCCACCGAGCCACGGTCATCGCTGTCCTGTGCCGCCCGGCACACCGCGCCCGCCCGCGACCTGAGCGAATTCGAGATTCCCGCCGTCGAGCCGGGTGCCGGCCTACCCGGGCAGGTCTACGCAACTGGGCAACCCCGGTGGATCCCGGACCTGGCCGAGGACACCAGCCTGCCGCGCTGCGGCCGCGCCGCCGCCCGCGTCGGCCTGCACGTCGCCGTAGGAGTGCCGATCTGCGTCGGTAGCGACGCGATCGGCGCGCTGTGTGTCTACGGCAACCGCGCCGAGGACCCCGAAGACACGCTTACCGTGTTCCTCACCGGCATCGCCGCCCAGATGGGGCAGTACTGGGAACGTCGCCGCGCCGAGGAACTGGCCGTCGAGCTCGCACACACCAAGGAGGAGTTCCTGGCCCTGGTCACCCACGAGCTGCGCAACCCTCTGGCGATCATCGCCAGCACCGCCGAGATGTTCGACAAGGACCTCGACACCCTCACCCTCGACGATCAGCGCGGATACCTGGGCACCATCTCCCGCAGCGCGAACCGGCTCACCCTTCTCGCCGACGATCTGCTCGACCTGAGCCGACTCGAATCGGGGAACCTCGCGATCCGGCTCACCGACACCGAGCTGAGCGGCATCATCGGCGCCGCGGTCGACGCCGTGCGTCCGGACGCCGCCGCGAAACGCCTGACCGTCATCGTGGACCTTCCGTCCGGCCGTCTGCCGCTGTGTGCCGATCCCGACCGATTACGCCAGGTCGCCGACAACCTGCTGACCAACGCCGTCAAGTACACCCCGCACGGCGGGACGGTCACGGTCTGCGCGACCGCCGAGGACGGCTGGATCCGCTGGACGGTCTCCGACACCGGCATCGGCATCCCGCCGGCCGAGCGACCCCAGATGTTCCGCCGCTTCTACCGCGCCTCCACCGCCACCGACAGGCGCATCCCCGGCGTCGGCCTCGGCCTGGTCATCACTCGCGCCATCATCGAGCGCCACCACGGCAGCATCACGTTCGGCGACCACGACGGGCCGGGCACCACCTTCGTCATCCGGATACCCACCGAGGCATGAGTCAGTCCTCGACCTGGATGGCGTCGTGTGCCGCCCGCCGCGGCGACACCGGCAGCACCTCGTCGGAGTCGACGTAGCCGAGCCGTACGATCAGGAAGGGCTCGCCGGTGTCGGGCAGGAGCCGCCGCAGCAGCCGGCGCGGCCAGGCCACCTCGACGGCCTCGCTGATCGGCGCGGTGGCGAGGCCCTCGGCGGTCGCACCCAGCAGCAGCGCCGACATCGCCTCCCCGCCGCACAGCAGGTTCAGCGGGCGGTCACCGGCGCCGTACAGAATCGCGTACACCGCGCCCTCGTCGTCGCCCGCGCCGGCGAGCAGCCCCGCCGATCCGGACGGCAGCAGGTTACGCACCGGCACCCGCCGCAGGCTGTTCTGCACCGCGGTGGCGGGTGGCACCCCGTCGCCCGTCCACGCCGGCCGATGCGTCCACCGGGTGAGCTCGCTGCGGTAGGCCGGGTCGAAGTACTCCACGTCGGCCGCCTGGTCCACCAGCATGGCCAGCGTCGGCACCCGCTCGTCCGGCACCTCGTGCAGGCGGGCGCCCTCCGCCTCGACCAGTCGGCCCAGCCGGGCCAGCGTGTCGTCCGACGGCCGGCGTTCACCGAAGGCCCGGCGGTCGGTGCGCCGACGGCTGACCGAGGCCGCCAGCCCGGCGGCGACCGGGTCCGGCGCGCCACGGCCGGTCACCCGGATCCGGGCCAGCAGGTCCGGGCGCCGATCGTCCGGCAGACGGTCGACCTCCGCGCACCAGCCCTGTGCGGCCAGGGCGATGCGCGCGTGATGCAGCGCGCCACCGCAGCTGAGCAGCAGCAGGCGCCCCTCCGCGTCGGTCGCGCCGAGCCGGCGCGCCGAGTCCGAGAAGAGCTCGGCGACGTCACCGGCGACGCGCCACTTCCACGGCTGGGTGTTGAACACCGACGGCGCGCGCAGGGAGGACCGGGCGGCCGACTCGAGGGCCACGCGCGCCTCGGCGCGGATGACGGCGTTGGCGTCGGCGTTCATGGCGGGGCCTCCGATCCTCGTATCCCCTCAAACTGTCAGGGCGTGACGAAAGCGAGCAGTGCCGTTGGTCCCGGCCGGACAGGACGGAGGTCACGCCCGCATGTCAGGCGATGCCGTACGCCAGTCCGGTGCCGAGGACGTCGCGGTCGTCGTAGTCGTACTCGAGCTCGTCGGCGACGGCGACCACCCCCGGGACCCGCCGGATCAGCCGGTCGGCGATGGCCTTCGTGGAGAACCTGTCGACGCGGCCGGTCAGGGTCACCAGACCGTCCCGCACGGCGACCCGCACCTTCGCGGCGTCCTCCACGAGGGACGTACGCAGCACTCCCGACTCCACGTCGGCACGGATCTCGTCGTCGGGGCGCAGATGCACCTTGAGCAGGTCGCCTCGCGAGACGATGCCGATCAGCCGGCCGAGGTCGTCGACGACCGGAAGCCGCTTGACGGCCTCGCGGTCCATGAGCCGTGCCGCCGCGGCCAGCGAGGCGCCGGCGGGCACCACCACAGGCGGTGCGCTCATCAACTCGGCCGCCGTGCGCGCCGAGGCCTTGGTCCGGTCACCACGACGGCGGCGGCCGTCGAACAGCCGCGGCTCCTCGTCACCGGCGTACTCGATCTTGCGGAGCAGGTCCGCCTCGGAGACCACGCCGGTCACGCGCTGGAAGTCGTCGACGACCGGCACCGCGCTGAAGCGGTGACCCACGAGCAGGTCCACCACCTCCCGGTACGCGGCACTCTGCGAAACGGTGACCACTGCCGTGGTCATGACGTCCTCCACCTGCCAGGTCTTCATCACGAACCTCCTTGTCGGTCACCTCGAACGCTAGGGGCCACCGACGGGACGAGGCAGGGCCGGCCGGCACCCATCGACGGGACCGATGACCCGGGATGCCGCACTCAGGACCAATGGCCCTGACCCTCGCCACGGCGCGGCGCCAAGCTGGGTGCGGCGGCGGGACGACGGAGAGGACCTGCGCCATGATGTTCTACGGAAACGGCATGGGCGCCGACGGCTGGGTTCTGATGTTGCTGTCGACGTCGGCGCTGTGGGCACTGCTGATCGCGGCGATCGTGCTCGTGGCGCGGTCCCTGCGGGTACCGACCACGACCGGGGCACGCAGCGCCGCGGCCGAGGACGTCCTCGCCGAACGGTTCGCGCGCGGCGAGATCGACTCCGACGACTACGAACAGCGGCTGCGAACCCTGCGCGCGGCGCGTCCCTGACACGCAGACACCCGGGCAGATCACCGTCCTCCCCGTACGGGATGGCGAGCGTCCCGTCGGCCCGTGATCGACGTCGACCGCCTCGCCGCCGCGGCCCCGCGCCCGTGGTGGGCGCGGCTGCCGCGGGCGCACCGGCTGGTGATCCAGCCCGGAAGGTGCACACGATGAGCCATTCGGCCCCTGGTCAGACCCATCGCCGGCTGCTGCGCTCGTAAGACATCCACAGAGGGGGATCCCGCCATGGTTGTGCGCCCCGGCCGACGTGCCCTGCTGACCGTGTCGTCCGTACTGGTTCTGGTGACGGCCTCCGCCGGATGGGCGGCGCCGGCGGCGGCCGCGGCGCCCTCCGCGCAGCCCGGCAGCTTCACCGGGTACGGCTTCGACGCCTGCACCGCGCCGTCGAGCGCCGCCATGCAGGCCTGGCTGTCCTCGCCCTACCGGGCCGTCGGCGTCTACTTCGGCGGGAACAACCGGGGATGCGCCCAGCCGAATCTGACCGCCGCCTGGGTCGCCGAGCAGCAGGCCGCCGGCTGGCACCTGATTCCCCTGTACGTCGGGCCGCAGGCGTCCTGCACCACGTCGAACAAGCGGTACCGCATCGACGACACGCAGGCCGCCGCGCAGGGACGGGCCACCGCGGAGGACGCGGTGACGCAGGCGCGGTCCCTCGGTCTGCCGGCCGACAGTGTGCTGATCTACGACATGGAGGCGTACCGCACCGACGACGCCGCCTGCCGCGAAGGCGTGCTGTCGTTCATGAGCGCGTGGACGGCCCGGTTGCACGACAACGGCTACCTGTCCGGCTTTTACAGCAGCATGAGCTCGGGCGTGGCCGACCAGGTGAACGCATACAACCGCGCGGGTTACGTACGACCGGACTATCTCGACTTCGCCCGCTGGGACCAGGTCGC belongs to Amorphoplanes digitatis and includes:
- a CDS encoding sensor histidine kinase, which encodes MHKSTGPSVSCDHSVLDEPQAVLAAALEAYVAVDADGRVVGWNPAAEALFGYTHAQVCGEPVIDLVFPDRHRDSHRAGLAQLAAGEPGTVLGRRLRMPVQDAEGHEFQVEMTVVATTGPRGRIFHAFCHDITAAHRASRFTAVESDVSRGLAEADSSESAVERVVQVLGTTMGWPMAEVWLATEPRSSLSCAARHTAPARDLSEFEIPAVEPGAGLPGQVYATGQPRWIPDLAEDTSLPRCGRAAARVGLHVAVGVPICVGSDAIGALCVYGNRAEDPEDTLTVFLTGIAAQMGQYWERRRAEELAVELAHTKEEFLALVTHELRNPLAIIASTAEMFDKDLDTLTLDDQRGYLGTISRSANRLTLLADDLLDLSRLESGNLAIRLTDTELSGIIGAAVDAVRPDAAAKRLTVIVDLPSGRLPLCADPDRLRQVADNLLTNAVKYTPHGGTVTVCATAEDGWIRWTVSDTGIGIPPAERPQMFRRFYRASTATDRRIPGVGLGLVITRAIIERHHGSITFGDHDGPGTTFVIRIPTEA
- a CDS encoding Acg family FMN-binding oxidoreductase — translated: MNADANAVIRAEARVALESAARSSLRAPSVFNTQPWKWRVAGDVAELFSDSARRLGATDAEGRLLLLSCGGALHHARIALAAQGWCAEVDRLPDDRRPDLLARIRVTGRGAPDPVAAGLAASVSRRRTDRRAFGERRPSDDTLARLGRLVEAEGARLHEVPDERVPTLAMLVDQAADVEYFDPAYRSELTRWTHRPAWTGDGVPPATAVQNSLRRVPVRNLLPSGSAGLLAGAGDDEGAVYAILYGAGDRPLNLLCGGEAMSALLLGATAEGLATAPISEAVEVAWPRRLLRRLLPDTGEPFLIVRLGYVDSDEVLPVSPRRAAHDAIQVED
- a CDS encoding CBS domain-containing protein, encoding MKTWQVEDVMTTAVVTVSQSAAYREVVDLLVGHRFSAVPVVDDFQRVTGVVSEADLLRKIEYAGDEEPRLFDGRRRRGDRTKASARTAAELMSAPPVVVPAGASLAAAARLMDREAVKRLPVVDDLGRLIGIVSRGDLLKVHLRPDDEIRADVESGVLRTSLVEDAAKVRVAVRDGLVTLTGRVDRFSTKAIADRLIRRVPGVVAVADELEYDYDDRDVLGTGLAYGIA
- a CDS encoding SHOCT domain-containing protein, with translation MMFYGNGMGADGWVLMLLSTSALWALLIAAIVLVARSLRVPTTTGARSAAAEDVLAERFARGEIDSDDYEQRLRTLRAARP